A window of the Mucilaginibacter sp. cycad4 genome harbors these coding sequences:
- a CDS encoding GIN domain-containing protein: protein MKTTLTAIATVLFMVLGFANIASANTAKNDAGIVLTDISKINKIEVYGNVELYISSGPADQVKVYNRYYSENALVQSQKGVLRISSYKTEKLVVWVTVNQLSAINAYDNAEIKSFGNLSGIELDVKLNNNASASLDLDTYSASITLSGNAKAELKGNTNEYSLTRNATSNVNSNGLAYAHATETLNKETKPRVNDFATL, encoded by the coding sequence ATGAAAACTACATTAACCGCCATCGCTACCGTACTGTTTATGGTACTTGGCTTCGCAAACATTGCATCTGCTAATACTGCAAAAAATGATGCAGGCATCGTTTTAACCGACATCAGCAAAATTAACAAAATTGAAGTTTACGGTAACGTTGAACTGTACATATCAAGCGGCCCGGCCGACCAAGTGAAAGTGTACAACCGTTACTATTCTGAAAACGCGTTGGTTCAGTCACAAAAAGGCGTATTGCGCATCTCTTCATACAAAACTGAAAAATTGGTGGTTTGGGTAACCGTAAACCAATTGAGCGCTATTAACGCCTATGATAACGCAGAGATCAAATCATTCGGTAATCTTTCAGGCATTGAGCTTGATGTTAAATTGAACAACAACGCATCTGCCAGTCTTGACCTGGATACTTACAGCGCCAGCATCACCCTGAGCGGCAACGCAAAAGCCGAACTTAAAGGTAACACTAACGAATATAGCTTAACCCGCAACGCAACTTCAAATGTAAACAGCAATGGCTTAGCATACGCCCACGCTACCGAAACTTTGAACAAAGAAACCAAACCAAGGGTTAATGATTTTGCAACTTTATAA
- a CDS encoding TetR/AcrR family transcriptional regulator gives MGKAERTRQFIIETAAPIFNEKGIAGTTIDDILAATGMAKGGLYGHFESKDEIARVMVDYLLGKLNDKVTAVVNKEKTAVKKIFAFIDVYKDPIDSYINGGCPILNFGVEADDNNPMLKQKLKIQIEEGQKTLTEIINKGIADGEISPKIDAEDYALKAFASLEGGMLVSRVTGSSKYMNSLVRMLKNELKEYQLK, from the coding sequence ATGGGCAAAGCAGAAAGAACCAGGCAATTCATTATAGAGACGGCAGCGCCGATCTTTAATGAAAAGGGTATAGCCGGTACTACCATTGATGATATCCTGGCTGCAACCGGGATGGCGAAAGGCGGCCTTTATGGTCACTTTGAAAGCAAAGACGAAATTGCCAGGGTAATGGTTGATTACCTGCTGGGTAAACTGAACGATAAGGTAACAGCAGTTGTAAATAAGGAAAAGACGGCTGTAAAAAAGATCTTCGCCTTTATTGATGTTTATAAGGATCCGATAGATTCATATATAAACGGTGGCTGTCCGATACTTAATTTTGGTGTTGAGGCCGATGATAATAACCCCATGCTTAAGCAAAAGCTAAAGATTCAGATTGAAGAAGGGCAAAAGACCCTTACCGAAATCATAAACAAAGGTATTGCTGATGGCGAAATATCTCCCAAAATAGATGCCGAAGATTATGCACTAAAGGCATTTGCTTCGCTGGAAGGAGGGATGCTGGTATCAAGGGTAACCGGAAGCAGCAAATATATGAACAGCCTTGTGCGCATGCTCAAAAACGAATTAAAGGAATATCAGCTGAAATAA
- a CDS encoding SDR family oxidoreductase, with amino-acid sequence MSTKKIALITGANRGIGFETAKQLGENGVAVIVAARKLNAAEETVAQLTAQGIEAYGVQLDVTNADERTAVAAYIENKFGKLDILVNNAGVGPKDDDLFVKKTVATKPDEFEYIFNTNLFSIVYLTNELLPLLKKSEAGRIVNLSSILGSITLHATEGSPIADFKRLSYASSKAALNVFTVLLADELKGTNIKVNSAHPGWVQTELGSVEHAPMTVPDGAKTSVELSLIGEDGPNGRFIHLGEELPW; translated from the coding sequence ATGTCAACAAAAAAAATTGCCTTAATAACAGGCGCAAACCGCGGTATCGGTTTTGAAACCGCTAAACAATTAGGCGAAAACGGCGTGGCTGTAATAGTGGCCGCACGTAAATTAAACGCTGCCGAAGAAACTGTTGCACAGTTAACGGCACAAGGTATTGAAGCATACGGTGTTCAGCTGGATGTTACCAATGCCGACGAAAGAACAGCAGTTGCTGCTTATATCGAAAATAAATTTGGTAAACTGGATATCCTTGTAAATAATGCAGGTGTTGGTCCTAAAGATGATGACCTATTTGTTAAAAAGACCGTTGCCACAAAGCCGGATGAGTTTGAGTACATCTTTAACACCAATTTGTTCAGCATTGTATATTTAACTAATGAACTGCTTCCCTTGCTTAAAAAGAGCGAAGCCGGTCGTATTGTTAACCTATCGAGCATATTGGGCTCAATTACATTGCATGCGACTGAAGGCAGCCCAATAGCCGATTTTAAACGTTTATCATACGCATCGTCAAAAGCAGCTTTGAATGTATTCACTGTATTATTGGCCGATGAATTAAAAGGTACCAACATCAAAGTAAACTCTGCACATCCGGGCTGGGTGCAAACAGAACTGGGCAGTGTTGAACATGCACCAATGACTGTCCCTGATGGTGCCAAAACCAGTGTTGAACTGTCGCTTATTGGCGAGGATGGCCCTAACGGCAGGTTCATACACCTTGGCGAAGAACTTCCGTGGTAA
- a CDS encoding GIN domain-containing protein, whose translation MKTTILTIATSLVLALGVSTAANATTKIDNGAAVVLNNVSKISKIEVRGNVEVYVSAGENDNVKVYNKYYSESALVQNNNGTLRITSYKNEKLVVWVTANDLKAINAYDNAEVKSFGKLTALDLNVNLYNNASAKLNVDAYAATVNVNDKAKAEFTGTADVYTLNHTRESFVNNNAFAAASFTDKVTNAPAKYTVENEFAGL comes from the coding sequence ATGAAAACTACAATATTAACAATCGCAACCTCTTTAGTTTTAGCACTTGGAGTATCAACCGCAGCTAATGCAACAACCAAAATTGATAACGGCGCAGCCGTAGTTTTAAACAACGTAAGCAAGATCAGCAAGATCGAAGTTCGCGGTAATGTTGAAGTATATGTATCAGCCGGAGAAAATGACAATGTTAAAGTTTATAACAAGTATTACTCAGAAAGCGCATTGGTACAAAACAACAACGGTACACTGCGTATCACCTCATACAAAAACGAAAAACTGGTAGTTTGGGTAACTGCAAATGATCTTAAAGCTATTAATGCTTATGACAATGCCGAGGTTAAATCATTCGGAAAACTAACAGCCCTTGACCTGAACGTTAACCTTTACAACAACGCATCAGCCAAATTAAACGTTGATGCTTATGCAGCAACAGTTAACGTTAATGATAAAGCTAAAGCGGAGTTTACCGGTACCGCCGATGTTTACACCCTGAACCACACCCGCGAATCATTTGTAAACAACAACGCTTTTGCCGCAGCAAGCTTTACCGATAAAGTAACCAACGCCCCTGCAAAGTACACCGTTGAAAACGAATTTGCAGGTCTTTAA
- a CDS encoding oxidoreductase: MKTQKVILVTGASKGFGLEIAKTALAAGDKVIATVRSKADQLAVSLNNDPNLLVVTMDVTNEAQVKAAIAEGLLRFGKIDVVINNAGYGIVTAIEEATDAEVKAQYETNVFGLLNVIRAVLPHLRAQRSGHIINVSSLFGFDAIPGWALYGSTKFAVEGISKGLAVELEPLNIKVTVVEPGLFSTEFLSAESYSASKNIIDDYAATVGPMRTGADQLHGNQPGDPKKLAQVVVDIAHNENPPLHLPIGKDAVGMYKANAEKTSNEIDQWIEVSTSTDHDHVAAN, from the coding sequence ATGAAAACTCAAAAAGTAATATTAGTTACCGGTGCCTCAAAAGGCTTCGGTTTAGAAATAGCTAAAACAGCATTGGCCGCTGGCGATAAAGTAATAGCAACCGTACGCAGCAAAGCCGACCAGCTTGCCGTCTCATTGAATAATGACCCTAACCTGTTGGTGGTAACTATGGATGTGACCAATGAAGCACAGGTTAAAGCCGCTATAGCCGAAGGTTTATTACGCTTTGGTAAAATTGACGTAGTGATCAATAATGCAGGTTATGGTATAGTGACCGCTATTGAAGAAGCCACCGATGCAGAAGTGAAAGCGCAATATGAAACCAATGTGTTTGGTCTGCTCAACGTAATCCGTGCCGTGCTACCTCATTTACGTGCTCAAAGATCAGGTCATATCATTAACGTTTCTTCGTTATTTGGCTTTGATGCTATCCCTGGCTGGGCTTTGTATGGCTCTACCAAGTTTGCGGTTGAAGGTATTTCAAAAGGCCTTGCAGTTGAGCTTGAACCGCTTAATATTAAAGTAACCGTAGTTGAACCAGGCTTGTTCAGCACCGAGTTCCTGAGCGCCGAATCATACAGCGCTTCAAAAAATATCATTGACGATTATGCCGCTACAGTTGGCCCTATGAGGACGGGTGCTGATCAGTTACATGGTAACCAACCAGGCGATCCGAAGAAACTGGCCCAGGTGGTAGTTGACATCGCTCATAATGAAAACCCTCCGTTACACCTGCCTATTGGTAAGGATGCGGTAGGAATGTATAAAGCCAATGCCGAAAAAACAAGCAACGAAATTGATCAATGGATTGAGGTATCAACCAGTACCGATCATGATCATGTTGCCGCAAATTAA